In Miscanthus floridulus cultivar M001 chromosome 19, ASM1932011v1, whole genome shotgun sequence, the DNA window AGTTGGCGTGAGTTGGTGTGAGTGTGAGTTTGTGTCCCTGGGACTTGCCTTTGGCTGGCCTGGGGTGTGTTGTATGGGTTCTTTTCCATTTTTACTTCTTAATAAAATGATGTGCAGCTCTCCTGtgtttttctagaaaaaaaaaacctcACCTATGTAAAGAGAACATCTAAATGCAACAATAAGGTTGTTGTCTGTGAAATCCTTTTTTCAATTCCGTATTTTTTTTTTATCAGTGATACAGTGCTCTGGTCAGTCTAACATGCAAAAGGTTCAGTGTAATGTGCACAAAAGTCAACGGAAACATTCTGAAACTGCCGGTAAGAATAGTAGTGACCGTCTTGATCCTACTCAGTACATACCTTGGTTGGAGAACATGACAAGTAAACACTATCAGATAAATAGTCTAGAAGATTTCTATGGCATTGCAAATTTTAGTCATAATGTGAAGTTTCAGCAGGACTGACtagatgagagtttgcatataacaTTTATCAACAAGGCAACAATTCATCATGAATAGTGCTACTATTATCTAATGTTCATGTCTGTGTCCGTGGAACCAGTGATTTTAGAGATTAACCTGGAGATGGATCTTTTGAGGTAATCTCCAAGGACATCCTGGCACCAGTTTGGCAAAGTCAAAGTCAGAGTCCAGAAGTGGTACAGCAAATTTCACCTCATCTGGCTGCAAAATACAACAATGAGAGGTGAGAGTAGATATCAATTTTCACAAAAGAAAAATTGTAGAAATTGGTAAACTTACCCTATCAGCAGAAGGTACCATGCAGACTTCGATTCCCTGTCCATGAGATGATTTCGAGAAGTCATTTCTCAACCAATGTATCCAATAAGAAAATTGAACTAATTTGGAAAAGCAGTTGGTAATAAGTCATTCAGGCCACTCAACCTTCAGCAAGTACTTAAGACCCAGTATGTTTCTCGCTATACTGCAGCCATACCATATAAAGGCTGCTGTAAGAATAAAATGTAGACCATACATCTGCACATGTGGCATACTAATCTAATATCTCAATGTCACCAAATGGGCAACTGTGGAAGTCCGTTATGCCGTTACCTCCTTAGAGAGAACAGTGCTTAGTTCAAACGCCACTCTTGCGTCATCCACCATGTGAACCCGCTTCTTTTGGTATTCAATGTACAATTCTCTGCACCAATCAAAATTAGAATTAAACAGTTATCAAAAGAAAGCTTAGCAACAAAAGTAACAGGAGTATCTCAGTGCGCTTTTGTCACCAACAAGAACATCTCATGATATCCATTTCTTCAAAACCACATGACTGCCTCACAAACTAAAGTTAAAAAATAAAGTGGACAGATCATGCATTCGTTCAATCCTGGCTCTGACAGAAAGCAAAGACACCAGCATTCATCCCTACCCAGTACTCCCTATTCATAAACATGGTCAGACCATCTTCCCATGTTTCCAATCCTCAGTCCGTAAATAGCACTGCTACCACCCCAACCAGAAACAGGCAATGATGATCACAACATAAGCATAGACAACCCGAGAAGCAAGAAGAACCTCACCGGAGCTCCTGTACGAGGGCAAGGAGTCCCTCGGGGGCGCGGCAATCCCAACGCGCCAAGCAGCTCTTATCGCCATTTCCAGCCACAGCGTAGTCGACCAGCGGCTGGAACCTCTCGTCCTCCGGCCCGAACACCACGTCCGGCGCCACCTTGGGAGACAGCGCATTGTACACGAAATCCCCTGCGGTGGCAGAATCTGAGCTACAATTCCAAACCCTAGTACCATTAGAGCGCTTCGAGCGAGGGTGCGTTACAGTGGACGTAGTCGAGGCAGAAGGGGATGGCGAGCGTGAACCGATCGGCGGTGCTGCCGTTTCGGCAGCCGGACCAGATCTGTCCCACCTGCAAGCGAGCGAAGTGAGACGGCGAGTGCAAGGCGAAGGCGAGGAAGAGCGGGGATGAAGGGGAGCGCATACCCTGATGGGAAGCTTGGAGTGCGAGAGGAGGTAGTTGAGCTGCGCGGCGATGAGGGGAGCGAGTGGGGGCGCCGAGGCGGAGGAGGCCGGCCCGGCGGCGTCGGCGGACGGAGACATCGCCGGCGGCGGATGTGGTGGCGATGAATTCCGGATGCCTCTCTCTCCTGGACTCACaccaaattttttattattttcttcgCTTGATCTGTCTTGGGTTTAGAAATAGGGCCCGGATGATATTCCATTTGCGAGTTTAAACCCCACGATGGTCGGCCTCGTTAGCTTCGTCGAAAAACAAGTTTCACTTCGTTTTGTCAAATTTTTTTAAGATTCTCCGTCATATCGaatttttagacgcatgcatgaagcattaaatataaataaaaaataaaattaattacacagtttagacgaaatccacgagacgaatcttttaagcctaattagattatgattggacattaattgccaaataacaacgaaaatgctacagcgctcattttgcaaaaaaatttgcatctaaactgGGCCCAAGCCGAAATACTGTTTCGACCGAAGAAGTTTCATATGACACCTCTAGTTGTGAAGAAGTTTCATTGTTTTCAAAATTCCAATCCAAAGTTTACTCTAGTGCCATGACATCCAATCCAAAGAGATTTTAAGTTAATGAGAAATGAAGCGTAGTGTCATTCTATTGTTTCAAGCTGACGTTATCCAAAGAGCTATACGAGTCAAGATTTAAGAAATGAAACCAAATGTTCCATGAATGAAACCCGTTTGGCCCCTAATGCTAGTGTCCAAAATGTTCTAAGTGCCGTTTCTTTCTTCACAGCTCTTTCACGATTTTGCCATATCGTCATTTGAGTCTATTGAAACAGTTTACATATGATTTTAGTCCAAGCCGCGTAAATCCTCTTATTTCTTTTTTCACATCTCATTCATGGTTCTGCATGTCGTTGATTATACCTAAGCATCACCTTAATGAGAAAAGAAGTTTCATTGTTTTCAAATTCCAAATCCAAAGTTTACTCTAGTGCCATGTCATCCTATCCAAAGAGATTTAATAAGTTGAGAAATGAAACGTAGTTCATTCTACTGTTTCGTAAGCTGACGTCATCTAAAGAGTTATATGAGTTAAGAAATGAAATCAAGGGCCAGTTTGGCACAATgagatagtttttttttgtcaATTACCTTTTTTTAAAATAGTTTCATGGTTGAAGCTGCTTTAAGAGATGAGGTGAGAGGAAGCGAGAAAAAAAATAGCTTATCTCAACTTCAGCTGACACATGTGGGTCCAACCTGCTCAAAAGATAGTTTTGCCCTGTtacaagaagagagagagagcagacgcTCGGGGAAAGAGCGCGTGCGCCGGGGCGTGGCCCGCCGAGGCGCCGCCAGAAGAACTCGGGGTGCGGCCGCCGGGGCTTGCTGCCGCGTGGGTGCGCGACCACCGGAGCTCAGGGCGCTCCCGCCGGGGCTCGCCACCGCGTGGGCGCCCGGCCGCCGGAGCTTGGGGCacggccaccatggccgccggggCTCGCATCCGGGGGACAGGCGGCGCTGTCGGATGCCGCATCGGGAAGAAGTAGAGGGGAGGAAAAAAAAGCTGGGTCGCTGCAGACGTGGCCGTCGCGGTCGGCGAGTCGGTCGGGCTGGGGGCGCGGCCGTCGCAGTCGCGGGGCGCTCGGGCTGGGGGCGCGCACGTCGCGGTCGCCAGGACGCAAGGGCTGGGGGCGAGGCCGAGGTCGTCGTGGCCACCGGGGCGTTCTGGCCGGGGGCGTGCCGACGCGGCCGTCGGTCGTGCGGGCACTACGGCCGGGGGCGCGTCCGTCGAGGCAGCGGATGCGACGAGATCGGAAAAAGACGGTGAAGTGAATCGGAggggagaaaaaaagaaaaagggtatTTTGGTCATTGCATTATTATTTTTTTCTACTGCttgaagctgttttgccaaacacTTTTATCAAAACAGCTTAACTTAAAAAAAAAAGGCTATTTATGAAACTGTTTTTCTAAAAAACAACGTCAATAATGAAGCTGAACTATGCCAAACGAGGCCAAATGTTCCGTGAATGAAACCCGTTTGGCCCCTAATGAAACAAGTGTTCCATATGGTCAAGAAGTTTCAAATCTCGTTTCTTTCATTTGAAGGAGAATCTCGTTTCTTTATTCACATCCCTTTCACGTTTTTGTCATGTCGTCCTCAACTCTATTGAAACAATATACATACGGTTTAGTTCAGATCGGGTGAAACCTCTTATTTATTCTCTTCATAGCTCTTTCATGGCTCCGCCATGTGGTTGATTATGTCTATATGCACCACCTCATTTGTTGAGAATAAAACCAACGTTGAGGTTAGCAAGCTTGTTGCAAGACCCCTCGAGCATAAAGTTGGATGTGAATTAGACGCTTATACGCTATCTACTCACCACATTTTAAAAGGGATGATTCTAGAAGCGATGGTAGGACCTAGGATGTAGGTGCAAAATATAGTAATCGATGGTAATTAATATATTGCCCTTGTTACAATAGTACCACAAAAGTCTAAAGAAACGAGCCTAAATATCACAACAAGTTTACAAGGCCTTATCACAAGTTTCGATTCTAATCTTCTGCTTAACCTAACATGATAACCTTGTGGTTCACCTCGATCCAAGCATAAAGGGCTATGACAGAATTAGCCAAAACTTTAAACCCTTGGTTTCGTCAGCAAGATGTCTAGCCAAACCTAAATAGTAACTAGTGTAGGGGCGCGCGCCATCGTGCACACATGCGGGCACGAATTTGAGGAAATAGAATTGTAACTTGGACATTGCATGCCATTGCATAATGCGAAATAATATAGGAGTCCACTGGAGGATAATTATACAGGTATTATACATGGAGTTATTTCTGCAGCACTTGCACGTGTGTCTTAGTCTACAAATAAACAAGAATTTTGTTTGCTAGATGGCAGAGTGGAGTAGCTATACAAAAGCATTGCAGGTTGTTCAACACACATATTATACAAGGTTAATAGTAAGTTGATTGGAGTCTTCAGTAGGGCTTCTAGCACTTATACAAAAGCATTGTGGAGTGGTGAACAAGGAAAATTCTGAGCAAGGAGAAAATGTGCTGAGCAATAAAGTGCATAGACTGAAGATGTGTATATTACAAATGTGTTTTCGTGCTCACAAGACTGTTGAGGTAAGTGTGGACTGCAGTTGCTATCAAAAGAGCCTTTATCTCACCCTACATGACAGCCGAACCAGAGGAGACACCATCACCAGGACTTTTGGTGGCTGGCAATGATTCTCCTGTTAGCGCAGGCTACAATAAGATGAGACAAAAACATGTGAGATCAAGAGACCCAATAAGGTTAAATAAAGTGTGTTGATTAAATGTTAAAGATATAAAGGACATGATCGATCTTCAATGGATCACCGTGAAGGGTCCGAGCATCCGCAGGAATGATATGTCCAAGtttaatgatgatgatgtccccAGGTGGCCCAAGGGCATCATGAAGCACCTATTCACCAGTAAGAAATattagttcaaatttgaaatagacACCGCAAAGAATTTCAAATAGGCATTCTACAATTTTGTTCAGTAGTAATCATTTGTATCCTGTTAAAATGACTATCTAGTAAGACTGCGTATGCAGATAAGGATAATTTGAGACAAGCAATGGCGCTAATACATATTTATCCTCCCAAAATAATTTCATATTTGGTGTGTACTGTTCAAACAAACGATGGCACTGTTGATATTTGAACATGCAGTCTGGACATGCAggaaatatggtggatatatagaCTGAGATATGGGTAATAAGAGAGGGAGATATATGTCAAACGAAACAGGAGGCACCTGAATTTTGTAGAAGTTTTAGTGCTGCAAGAGACGATATAAGTCAAATTGACATAGCATGTTATATCCAATTTTTATCATAGAAAAGATTTGTACAGCCAAGATTACTAATATTTCAATAAAAAACAACACATCAACTTCAAAGATGCATAAAAACAATATTCATTATTTGAACTTTTCGGATCATGTTACTGCGATAAACTAATACACCATTAACCAAATCTTTTTTAGACACTGCATCGAACTCTGTAATGTGAATATACCGAACAGATGAATCGTCATTTTCGCTTTATTTCCAAACAACAGAAAACTGGAGTTCTAACAACCAGTTGTATCTGCACCTTTATTGTTTCAACAGGACCACAGCCACTATGCTTAATCTAGAGATAACATAAGGAAGACCACAATAGTAAGATATTGGGTTAAGAGAGATCCTGATTGTTGAGATCGATAATCCAGAAGATAGAATTTATTTAGACTGTCCATTACCTTAATCGTAACAAACTTCTAGTTTGGACCTTGCAGCATGGATGAAGCATCAAATGCAGAGGTGAACTGTGCACTGCTGACTGATAAAAGTGCATCACCCTCATGACTGATCAAATAACTTAAATGGTCATTTAAACTGTGCACGTTATTCAAACATAAGTGTATCATTAATTAACCCGTACATGTATATAGAATCAAAGATCAGAAAACAGAGACGTCCAAAGATCTGTAGCTACTACATTATTGGCCAATCTAAGCAACCAGACTCAAATATACCAAACAAGAGTTCCCTGTGATAATAATATTATCAATACGAAGCTACAAAAAAACTGCATGTCCAAAGCAACATGGGAGCATGGAAATAAAATTGCCCCAGAAGCTTCTAAGTTGCGAAACCTGTAGGTTTTAGCAGTGAACAAAAACAATGTGAGCTGAAATTATTCAATATTCACTATATCCCATTGAACTCCTTGGAATTTACTTCGATATAGTCAAGGTTCTTTCTTTCTAGCTTCATTACTAACCTTTGTTTAATGTAATTTAGAGGCAGACATGTGAGCAAATTCTTTAATTAGTTGGACATCTTAAGTGGGAGTGCAGTCGAATGATGCTCATAGCCCACATTAATTTTAATTGGAAGCTGCAGGTTGACCCTAACTATTTGGCAAGAGCTTCACTGTTGGAAGTAGACATGTTTTTGCACCATTAAATGCCAAAGTACATAGCAATCAAAATATAGGTCTACTCTTCAAATTAcaaattattttagaaaataccAAGAACCAAACACAGAAATAGTAAGTAAAATCCAATTGCAATAATGTATGGATTTGGGGCTAGGATTGGATACCTGAGGATGCAGTCAATGTGAATCATGTCAACATGGTTCTCCTATACTTTGGCTGCATGGAAGAGATATGGGAACCATGAATTAGTGCCACAGAGGCTCCTTTTATCACAAAAGCAACAAAAACCATCCACACCTACAGCCAAAACCAAGCTATTCAATACAAAGGCAGAATCGGACAAGATACGCAAAAGGCATTGACACATGGAATCATAAATCCAAATCTAAGGGGTCTGTAAAGCCAACAGAACTCAGACTGTAATGTTATAAAAAATTTACACTCTTGAACACTGACACCCTATTTTTTAGGGCCACATACAGTGAGAGTATAGTCGAATGATGCTCATATCCAACTATATTAATTTTAATTGGAAGCTACAGAGTGACCCTTAATATTTTGCAGGAGGTTCACTGTTGCAATTAGACATGTTTGTGCACCACTAAATGGCAAAGTACAAAACAATTAAAATGTACATCTACTTTTCAAATTAcaaattattttagaaaataccAAGAACCAAACACAGGAATAGTAAGTAGAATCCAATTGTGATAATTTATGTTTCTCTTCATCTATCCAGAATTTCCAATGGAATTGAATTCTTACATAGTTTTCATGATTCTGAGTAGCCATCTCTCCCAAGCACATGACTGAGAAGTTAAAATATCATGTAGTGTTTCATGTTGTTACCTCCGCTGATAATTTGATTTAGTATAGGACTACAAAAGATAATCTAAAGTTTTAACGGTAAAGTCCACAAACCAGCCATTTGATGATGGAGACTGCCTACCAAATTTTCACTCATTGAACAAGCATACTGCATTTCGTTATTATTAATAGGTTTAAAATGGCAATTGAGTCAACACATTTGGGGGGAGCATATCATCGAAACTGATACTGTTTACCTAAATCATTGTGCGGAGACTAAAAGGCTTAGTTGTTGTGAAACATTGTATCAGTAATGTATGGTTACCTAAAAAACACTTATTCATTTCTCGAACTGATCCTGCAGAAAATTGTTGATGATAATTATTTGTTTATTAAGAATTAGCGTCATATGGTATGCCCTGGAAAACAGAGGATTAATTTGCTGAAGCTATCGCCAAACTGGAAAGAACAGAGACGAAGAAAGCACGAATTGGATAACAACCATAAGAGATTTGTTTAAGAAAAAGTAGGCACAAAATGCAAGGATGGAGGTGAGCATTATTAGAAATTCCAAGAGAATCAGCGACACAAATGGAACTTCGTGGAGGTACAATTTAGCAGAAGCATAGATTCAATTTGAATACACTAAACTGGAAAATAAATTTTCAAGAAAAAAGGGGAATGTCGAACTGGACCTTGATAATCCAGCTATCCATTTTGTCATTAAGCTATGATAATGGGTCTATTTTTTTTCCTTTACACATGATAGTTTTTTTACACTGAGCCTGACACAATTTTGTGCAGGGATGGATACTTCCCATTATCCTAGAATATAAGAACATTAGAAGGCACTAATCAATGTGTACAGAATACATGTTTGCCACTGAATCATAACATTTGGGGGGAGCATACCTATGGAATTGATACTGGTTACTTAAATCATTGTACAGAGACTAAAGGGCTTCGTTGGTGTAAAGCATTATATCTGTAATGTATGAAGTACACAATCACAATGGAAACATTGGACTTAAGGTGGAGGCAGATATGCATGAGGTAACTTTGGACCAACTTGCAAGTAAGAAGAATGAGTATTTAACTGTATGAGAGAACATTACGCGTTACCAAACTCATGCATGTAAGTAATTTCAGTGGACTAAGTTTTTTTTCCTGTGCAACAAAAAAGCTTCAAAAGCTTGCATGATGTTTTCTCAACTCAAAATATATGACGACACTTCTTCCAAATCATTTTCCAGTGGGAGAGTAGTATCAAGATTTGTCAATGGTCTTTGTGTCTGATGAGTTAGCTGATGGTCACTACATTGCAAAAAAAACCCTATTAGCACTACCAAGTCATGTGAAGTATGGTGACTAAGCTTAAGCATCACTTGAGACAGAATTTTCTAAACTTATTATATACATTATCGATTGAAAAAGAACATTCCTTATTACAAATGAGGAAGCAAGCAAGTTGCCAACCTATAAATCAATCGCCTTGTGCTTTTTTTTGTAATGCAgtttttgtggcagaaccgcctaatctaatgcctcccaggagtgcttgtcttccattagacactaagcacccaagggagaatactaaattactcggttccgtcgggcacaccccaagagagaacccaaaaatccacatttttgtcaTTAGGAtcgcaaatgagagaataaagcttacatcattctgaaccatttcttatatcacttttaatacaacatcagagtataatatttattaatataacagcggaatgagatcatattatcagagttatgaacaatttaattgaacagcggaatataaacttatgatcagaattacagtggaaatgaatatctaatcatgacatgatgaagtattgatatataaactacgacaacagatcatgaaacttttatttataaaaacatttggtgtgAGTTATATAttacaactacgatcgcagcgtaaaggaatcctcgctgagcccaccatgagaaatccacacacaagagtcagctctcacatccacctgtcacctgcaataggtggaataaaaccctgagtactcaattgtactcagcaagacttacccgacaggagaaaagaaaagactccaaggatatgcaaggctatctggcttgtgggtttattacatctgcaagaagcattactaaatgtgcgtccttatatttgatttttattagcagtgcattggttcattaactaaccattctatgtaagcacatgtactactttcaagcaggtgataagcaatcagatttccttttctttcatctttcatcttttagttctcactatggtgctagacacgagataagtcgtaccggattgcccggcgattcgtgaatcaatgctcctagctgggtatcccgaaaacacatgccacgcttatacccaaggcacaagcaggaccaacccatcactctcctgtcccgggtctccaggtccccgtccaaactgggactccaagtccccgcccctgagtcccggactcagtgcggtgtaaggacATCTTCCACCAAAATAAACCCtaacagtcagtccagaaagagtcggatccgcgataagagagcaacaagtcttccaagtgcccatacccaagtatgtgctcgggataataagtctgcaacttgcctcgatggcttatgcaacgatcggtccttaaccgaccagacagggaaagcagtgtaaccaagccatgccccgcatccacggcgacacaacctcttacacccaccaatacccaaaccatatccctgcccgatcactaGTTTACCttttcaccatttatattttccaagtgataataatacagtaatatattttctatctctcgcgagtgacaggcaatcactcgacttctaccggagtcctatagcatagcaatctacacgatcctgtcatattagtaagactcataggatatagataggtatatgcaagtgggtttcaatcaactccttaaaacttaatgcacaaatataatttaaactgtagaaagtaggggttatgcaccgggacttacctgggtaagatatattaaaagttagtatatgCATCTTTAGATTATCCATCAGCAACTGAATAGCAAGCCCATTACATCATCTCC includes these proteins:
- the LOC136528535 gene encoding uncharacterized protein isoform X2 — translated: MSPSADAAGPASSASAPPLAPLIAAQLNYLLSHSKLPIRVGQIWSGCRNGSTADRFTLAIPFCLDYVHWDFVYNALSPKVAPDVVFGPEDERFQPLVDYAVAGNGDKSCLARWDCRAPEGLLALVQELRELYIEYQKKRVHMVDDARVAFELSTVLSKEGIEVCMVPSADRPDEVKFAVPLLDSDFDFAKLVPGCPWRLPQKIHLQVIFPISRSSSYSSMPSAPRLKLISTPDLKSLLSVEDVKLPPWSNGMCLAEYLPALEDSLNGLLVEASASIGSRRRFIEALAPSFGRPLEADPIFCRRVTILSISGSFTFLVHFAIPLQFPKHQPVLTLQSSQHCNADGTPIMSPPINDYPWSPRWDQAEMVERIYDFLTDECQNFKKFCSDAITQQK
- the LOC136528535 gene encoding uncharacterized protein isoform X1; translated protein: MSPSADAAGPASSASAPPLAPLIAAQLNYLLSHSKLPIRVGQIWSGCRNGSTADRFTLAIPFCLDYVHWDFVYNALSPKVAPDVVFGPEDERFQPLVDYAVAGNGDKSCLARWDCRAPEGLLALVQELRELYIEYQKKRVHMVDDARVAFELSTVLSKEMYGLHFILTAAFIWYGCSIARNILGLKYLLKGIEVCMVPSADRPDEVKFAVPLLDSDFDFAKLVPGCPWRLPQKIHLQVIFPISRSSSYSSMPSAPRLKLISTPDLKSLLSVEDVKLPPWSNGMCLAEYLPALEDSLNGLLVEASASIGSRRRFIEALAPSFGRPLEADPIFCRRVTILSISGSFTFLVHFAIPLQFPKHQPVLTLQSSQHCNADGTPIMSPPINDYPWSPRWDQAEMVERIYDFLTDECQNFKKFCSDAITQQK